ttccagcCTCAGGTCCCTTGCTTTCATGATTACGTTTTATTATCCACGGTTTATGTTCTGAGAAGCTATCAGAAGGAAGATGTTAATGTATATTGATATCCTTTCACATGTTAGGGGGAACCAAATGTGCAGGGGTAAATCATAGGTGTGGTAGGggtattagagaaaaaaaaaaagctgtcctGCTCTAGAGTTGGAGGGCCTACAGGGCCAGGGTTAGCTGGTATAGCTGGAATTAAGGCCAAATTGGCTGCTTTCAGTCTCTCCAGTATGTTGCTTAAGATAAAATTATGCTGTTTACAAAATGCGTATTTTTTCATGAGtgacactttaaaggaccactatagtgccaggaaaacaaactctgttTCCATAATTTTTCATGCAAAACGGAAACATTTTCAACAGCAGAGTCATGGTGGTGCACATGGCACCCACAACACTTCATTGAGATCAAGTCCTGGAAAGTAAAAGTttccttttaataaataataagtgTGTGTTATTTTAAAAGTGACATCAACAGACAACTTATAACGCCAGTTAGCTATTCCCTTAAAATTCTcatgtaaattatatttatatttcgtATGTTTCATGCTGACAGCAGTATTGTATAAATCACAATATTTTACAGTCCCAACCATCTTTGTGGAAGTCTATGCCAAGCATCTGTAGCTATTTTACTAAAATGACTGCCTTTTTACAGATGTCAACCTACCTTTGATTATCCATTGAAATGTTTGTAAGTTTACAGACAATTCATAATGCTGTCAGAATGATCTCTCTAAAATACATGCATCCACTCCATATGTTTCTTTGATAATATTGCAATAAATCTCAAAAACAAATTACTACttataagaaaaaacaaacaaacacaacagCTAGTAATATTGCAAATCATATAGACAATAACCCAATTGTACAGCAAGGTACACAGGTTTTCAACAATCTGGTctcagggttaaaaaaaaaaaaagaaaaaaaagctgcaTCTGTATAAACATTTTTTCTCTAAGTAAAGagtattccaagcaccataatcattaTTGAGCtgtcgtggttatggtgcctaaagtgcctctaaaaaaaaaaaaaaaaaattgtacagatTCAGAAAATATTTACTTGCAATTCTGCAGGTGGCCACAGGAACATTTCAGCAGGCTACATTGGTATTGGATTGAGCTTGTGGGTACGAGTATTAACCTATGTGCCAAGCATGTTTTGGACAGGAATATGCTTTGGTGACTTGGTCAAAAAAACACATGCTCTGAGCTAAAGACTTAAAATGTGCTTGTTCTGTTTTCTGTGTGGCCACAATTAAAATAAAGACTGTAAAAAACATGGACTTTAATCAGATTTTTATTAATCCTCAAAATATATTTAGTTCACTAGCTGATTCCTCACTAACAACTCAAAATGGATTCAGAAGCCTAGTCATTCTAGGGGGTGTCCTGCTGTTCTAAAACCTACAGTGATAGGTGTTGAACAGGTACATGTCTTGGCTACTTGGTCAAGAATAGACATGTCTATGCgctaacattttaaaatgtccctGTGATCAAGAATGTGTGTCCTTGTATTTTGCAGTACTTGAGTTAAGTAGCTGCCTAgctaagatataaaatatatcagTTAATTATAGCCCTTTATTCTATATTCTTACCTTTGAGAGAAGAAGCTTGACACATCTGAGGTGGCCCTCATAGCAGGCAGACAGAAGTGGGGTAATCCCATGTTTATCTGGAGcctattaaataaaatgaagcGGGAATGCTGAGATTAACACCCAataggacaaaaaaataaaagttgttaACAGACACGGTATATTTGTACTTCACGGCTTCAAAGGGAcaatctaggcaccataaccactacaacccactGTAGTGTTTATCGTGCAAGACGTCAACTGGCCTCATcccagattaaagggacactatggtcaccagagcaAGTACAgtataatgtagttgttctggtgtctacagtcaGTCATTGCAGGCCTTTTGTtataaacactgccctttcagaGAAAGTTTACATTTGTGCCTATgaacacttctagtggccactagaggtgcttcctggggcagtgctactcccttttgtttccatttatgcagccctagctgtACGTCCCCTGGCCCATAACTGACATTGCCTgtgtgaaaacaaaatggttttatttttaatgtagctTAGTTTAAACGATTTttgtcctgctctgtaaattgatatttaaatacatacacgagtctcctgcaggatctagcaaggtTTTAAAGGTATTAAAAGAGAAGataagaaatttgaaattaaacagaatttgcaacaaACACTAgacgactctttacaggaagtgtttaggaaggttgtgtaagtcacatgcctaGGGCTGCGTAATCAAAGTGATTTCTCTCCTAaacggcagaaaattgagcagcaagactgaaggtgcatgatctatacaccaaaagtgcttcaactaaaaaaaaagctagagttgttttggtgactatagtggaagTACTTTCTAGTTATGAAGGTAACCTCTCAGGGATAAATTATGCCTTGTTTCCTTGTAGGGttcctccaagcaccatgacttcagttatttgaaatggtcatggtgtatAGAGTCTGTACATATGGAGATTAACCTTTTGccgccagaggtgtaactcaacCACTGGCAGCGTCTTTGTCGGGCCCGGAATAAAAGTTAGacctggctaatgtgaattctgtgcatgaTTTTATGCAAACAAAAACTATTGCAAACTTATTATCCAGAATAAATTATCACAGTTCATTTTCAAACCGTTTCTCTAGTTAGCTGGGCTactatatttactatattttGAGCCCTGACTCTCAGCAAACAGAACTTGAATGAAATTACCAAATACAAGTTACATACATTGATATCGGCTCCTTTTGCTAGAAGAAACTCAACAATCTCATCCTGTCCACAGTCAGCTGCATAGTGTAGAGGCTTGCGACCACCTTCGAGCATGCGGTTTACATCTGCACCCTATCAGAAAAAAATAGAACAGATTTATTTCCATGCAAACAAACAGAAATGATCTGCTGTTTAAAGAATGTGCTTGAGTGTGTCCGTCCCACCAGTGAGTAAGTGTCCCCCCAccaggtcagtcagtcagtgagtgtgggaGTGTCCCCCCACCAGTGAGGGAGTGTCCCCCCACCAGTGAGGGAGTGTCCCCCCACCAGTGAGGGAGTGTCCCCCCACCAGTGAGGGAGTGTGCGTTccaccagtgagtgtgtgtgcgtgcgttccaccagtgagtgtgtgtgcgtgcgttccaccagtgagtgtgtgtgcgtgcgttccaccagtgagtgtgtgtgcgtgcgttccaccagtgagtgtgtgtgcgtgcgttccaccagtgagtgtgtgtgcgtgcgttccaccagtgagtgtgtgtgcgtgcgttccaccagtgagtgtgtgtgcgtgcgttccaccagtgagtgtgtgtgcgtgcgttccaccagtgagtgtgtgtgcgtgcgttccaccagtgagtgtgtgtgcgtgcgttccaccagtgagtgtgtgtgcgtgcgttccaccagtgagtgtgtgtgcgtgcgttccaccagtgagtgtgtgtgcgtgcgttccaccagtgagtgtgtgtgcgtgcgttccaccagtgagtgtgtgtgcgtgcgttccaccagtgagtgtgtgtgtgtgcgttccaccagtgagtgtgtgtgtgtgcgttccaccagtgagtgtgtgtgcgttccaccagtgagtgtgtgtgcgtgttccaccagtgtgtgtgtgtgtgtgtgtgtgtgtgttccaccagtgtgtgtgtgtgtgtgtgtgtgtgtgttccaccagtgtgtgtgtgtgtgtgtgtgtgttccaccagtgtgtgtgtgtgtgtgtgtgtgttccaccagtgtgtgtgtgtgtgtgtgtgtgttccaccagtgtgtgtgtgtgtgtgtgtgtgttccaccagtgtgtgtgtgtgtgtgtgtgtgtgtgttccaccagtgtgtgtgtgtgtgttccaccagtgtgtgtgtgtgtgttccaccagtgtgtgtgtgtgtgttccaccagtgtgtgtgtgtgtgtgttccaccagtgtgtgtgtgtgtgttccaccagagtgtgtgtgtgtgtgtgtgttccaccagtgtgtgtgtgtgtgtgtgttccaccagagtgtgtgtgtgtgtgtgttccaccagtgtgtgtgtgtgttccaccagtgtgtgtgtgtgttccaccagtgtgtgtgtgtgttccaccagtgtgtgtgtgtgttccaccagtgtgtgtgtgtgttccagtgtgtgtgtgtgtgttccaccagtgtgtgtgtgtgtgtgtgtgttccaccagtgtgtgtgtgtgtgtgtgtgtgttccaccagtgtgtgtgtgtgtgtgtgttccaccagtgtgtgtgtgttccaccagtgtgtgtgtgtgtgtgtgttccaccagtgtgtgtgtgtgtgtgtgttccaccagtgtgtgtgtgtgtgtgtgtgtgtgttccaccagtgtgtgtgtgtgtgtgttccaccagtgtgtgtgtgtgtgtgtgtgtgttccaccagtgtgtgtgtgtgtgtgtgtgtgtgtgtgtgtgtgtgtgttccaccagtgtgtgtgtgtgttccaccagtgtgtgtgtgtgtgttccaccagtgtgtgtgtgtgtgttccaccagtgtgtgtgtgttccaccagtgtgtgtgtgtgtgttccaccagtgtgtgtgtgtgtgttccaccagtgtgtgtgtgtgtgttccaccagtgtgtgtgtgtgtgtgtgtgttccaccagtgtgtgtgtgtgtgtgtgtgtgttccaccagtgtgtgtgtgtgtgtgtgtgttccaccagtgtgtgtgtgtgtgtgtgtgtgttccaccagtgtgtgtgtgtgtgtgtgtgttccaccagtgtgtgtgtgtgtgttccaccagtgtgtgtgtgtgtgtgtgtgtgttccaccagtgtgtgtgtgtgtgtgtgttccaccagtgtgtgtgtgtgtgtgtgtgtgtgttccaccagtgtgtgtgtgtgtgtgtgttccaccagtgtgtgtgtgtgtgtgtgttccaccagtgtgtgtgtgtgtgtgttccaccagtgtgtgtgtgttcgtgtgttccaccagtgtgtgtgtgtgtgtgtgttccaccagtgtgtgtgtgtgtgtgttccaccagtgtgtgtgtgtgtgtgtgtgtgttccaccagtgtgtgtgtgtgtgtgtgtgtgtgtgtgttccaccagtgtgtgtgtgttccaccagtgtgtgtgtgtgtatgtgtgtgtgttccaccagtgtgtgtgtgtgtgtgtgttccaccagtgtgtgtgtgtgtgtgtgtgttccaccaGTGTGTGTtccaccagtgtgtgtgtgtgtgtgtgtgttccaccagagtgagtgtgtgtgtgttccaccagagtgtgtgtgtgtgtgtgtgtgttccaccagagtgtgtgtgtgtgtgtgtgtgtgtgctccaccagtctgtgtgtgtgtgtgtgtgtgctccaccagtctgtgtgtgtgtgtgtgtgctccaccagtctgtgtgtgtgtgtgccccaccagtctgtgtgtgtgtgtgtgtgccccaccagtctgtgtgtgtgtgccccaccagtctgtgtgtgtgtgtgtgtgtgtcccaccagtctgtgtgtgtgtgtgtgtgtcccaccagtctgtgtgtgtgtgtgtgtgtgtgtgtgtcccaccagtctgtgtgtgtgtgtgtgtgtcccaccagtgtgtgtgtgtgtgtgtgtgtgtgtgtgtgtgtgtgtgtgtgtgtgtgtgtgtgtcccaccagtctgtgtgagtgtgtcccaccagtctgtgtgagtgtgtcccaccagtctgtgtgagtgtgtcccagtgtcccagtgtcccaccGGTGAgcacgagtgtgtgtttgtctgtgtctcagACACAGACATATTACGTGCACCCACACGTGTTTGTCAGTGTCCCACCAGTGAGAATTTCAACAGAAATAACTTTCTAGAGGCATGGGTACTAACAAACACTGATGTGGAGACAGTGCTGTCTGCTACATAATGAGGATAGACCTCCCAttacactatttttatttttcagggggaaaaaaaaattatacagaaTTACAGATATAATTTTGCATGAggtgaaggcaaaaaaaaaaaaaaccctgtttgaagcacttccaattttgcaacaaactagggaaaaaattccctcttgacccccgaatggcagtcagattcatccttggatcaagaagctattaccctacagttgaaaaattatatcactgaatattgtgtttttgcaagtatgcatctagttgctgtttaatcccttaaggactgaggcagtcgTACAAATTcaatttgtataaaagagcttcaatggctagttatcagcttatgggcagggctctctttacctcttgtatttgtctgtgtatattgtacgttctctagtaaatgtacagcactgcggaatctgttggcgctttataaattccagtaataaataaatagatcaaAATCTTGAATTTGCGTTATatatctgttcaaccgtaattcatctTTCATGTTACGTGCACTCACacttatatcattttattcaggagaaacagggatttcatgtcacataaaatatttacttattaaacataatttaatatgaataaaataataataattatttttttaaattaagaaatgttttttttttagttctgcatggcgttttaactgtgaatgtcataatacggttagctgttactgcaatagggtacacatttgtattcagcaatgtctcatgaggAAAACAGTactcccaatgtacaggttttatgctgttttggaaagttacagggtcaaatatagcacattacattttacatacacacacaaaattcagGAATTCAGCGCTAATCAACACACAATATATGCAGAATGGGCAGCAGCCCAAGCGAAGGAAACCCCTCAAGTCCTTCAATGGATCaaatacaacacaaaaaaaagatgGAGTAGGTCTTAGAAATGGTAGGAGGTATCACTAGAGTAACAGTAGATAATCAAGGAAACTTGATAAGACATTCTCTTCAATGGGAGTGGATACGTCTCAAGTGTTGATTCGTATATATGAAATGGAGAAGAGGCAGAAACCAACCAATAGTGTAGTACGTCTAGAGTTCaaaagtgcaatatgtaacaagaggaaaagaacatttaaaagagctatggccagctctggtgtgaagagcatacagtggtataattCCCAGTTTATGGGATGTGGGAAGATgtatccgtcagcaccgtctggtaatccaaagctccaaagggaagataaaaggcaacaataatgctctcaattgtgataaaaGAGTATAAAAGAGTGATAAGAGTAATACTCACAAGTGCAAAGCAGAATTGATATAGCGTTGGTGGCATGATACCCACCTCAGATTTACTTTGAGTAACAGCGTAGGGCAGGGTTACTGCTCGATGGTATCAgctctggtggtataatccctaccTCGGATTTCTTTTGATTAGTAGTAAAAAGCCAAGTAGCAAAGGAAATATACtagcaaatatattttaaaatggtaaataaaatgtaaaggaaATTGGCACAAACCAGGTCTATTTGTCCAAAAGAGTTCCTTTATTCAGtagtaaaagtaaatataaaacatcCCAAAAATTTTTTCGCCGAtatggctttttcaaaatgggaTACAAATATACAACCTGGCTACATAGAGTTTAAATAGGGATATGGTAATTTAAAATGGCGCTAAAATATCAGCTTTAAATTGTCAACCAATGGGAAACAGTGACAGTCTATAAAATATGTACAGATCATATATACAGTATTGTAGATCATATAATGGAGagtataaatataaatttacatTGAAAAAGCAAAGTGTATTGACTGTAATATCGGCTTTTTTAGTATTGGCTGCTCGGCATTATGGGGATTGTAGTTATCTGCATAGTGTATATGATGGCAGCAAGAAATTCTCACGTTTGCAGACATCAGGGGAAAGCTTAATGGCCTTATTTAATGTAATAGATGGATGGAGGGGGAAAGGTGTAAGGTGTTTATACGTTAAACATGATGGTAATGGTAATAAATAGTGTGAAAAATAGCCGCTGCAGCCATCTTGGTAGGGGAAGCGGTGATAGGGAATAAAATaaaggcggtggccatcttgagaAGGAATAAGGTCATTTTGTGGTGGCCATAttaggagggggaaaaaaacaatgtaCATAAGAATAAAAACATGAATGACAAAGTATATAGTGGCAGGGGAAGgaagggcaggggaggggggtaaagaacactatgggacaggggaagaaaagaacactatgggacaggggaagaaaagaacactatgggacaggggaagaaaagaacactatgggacaggggaggggggaaagaagaacactatgggacaggggaggggggaaagaagaacactatgggacaggggaggggggaaagaagaacactatgggacaggggagggggaaagaagaacactatgggacaggggaggggggaaagaagaacactatgggacaggggaggggggaaagaagaacactatgggacaggggaggggggggagaaaagaacactatgggacagggggagaaaagaacactatgggacagggggagaaaagaacactatgggacagggggagaaaagaacactatgggacagggggagaaaagaacactatgggacaggggacgtggggagaaaagaacactatgggacaggggaggggggaaagaagaacactatgggacaggggaggggggaaagaagaacactatgggacaggggaggggggaaagaagaacactatgggacaggggaggggggaaagaagaacactatgggacaggggaggggggaaagaagaacactatgggacaggggaggggggaaagaagaacactatgggacaggggaggggggggagaaaagaacactatgggacagggggagaaaagaacactatgggacagggggagaaaagaacactatgggacagggggagaaaagaacactatgggacaggggacgtggggagaaaagaacactatgggacaggagagggggggtgagaacaccgTAGGACTGGGGAGGAAAGAGGGAGCGGAGAGaaacattaaggggggggggggggcgtactaaaagagaagggaagtttttcatattagattcatTAAAATCATTAAGAagcctaatattaataaaattatagaaagaAAACTTTTCAAATCAATTGggggaaaaaagtcattttcggttttcggcctagggcatcctgaattttctgtttcagcccagaattttcatttaggTGCAtccctagtttgttgtctataacaattcccaagtctttCTCGTTTGttgatgtaacggatcacctggcaccccgactgagtacctcagccaaaggaccgcttcctagctggaacaggggaaaaaccgcagcacttcttgcCCTCAGTTGTCttagcttgactggggccctggaaccacaacctccttcctggagccgaagggGAAATTGGCTCTGAcaaccccaggcactggacgacactccgtCCTGGGAGTTCTGGAACCGAATGGGAAATTAGCTCTAGtctttacaaggactttccccgtttaATCTCTTGCAAGCTGAAACAGCAGGCACtggagcaaatcttctttccccCCAATAACtgaacgacacacagttttggagtgtaagcaggaatctcagtttaatggagCACTTTGGCCTTTtttgcaagtttcccaacaaggttgaTGCCCAGGTGTACCTTGTTGGGCACTGGacacaaaacatacaagccaataaaaataaACGACACTTCCACATacaatacacaatccctcccctctgtgaTACAATTAAAGTAGACAATACAATTAcccaattatccacaggcagaaaaacacacaatttccaCAAAGTaccaaaaacaccccaaaacataacataacccccataaatattacatcccctgatagccctgatctgggtgaacaacatatccaaagatcagagcaagggttcaggaaattcctggaagtctcttttgaccgaccgcacgcatgatttcatgcccaaaacagttccagaaaatcagggcttgtggtcagtctagtttggtagtttgcaaacgaacaaacaaactaccgaacggagtcaatagtcttaccatggagcttgttcccttcatccagacgaatgatctcactgaacagtgcccctctaagctgaatagaaacaAACGCAGGCAACGatgaaagtccagcggtgtttgggtgTTTCTGTATCAGATTTCAGtttcatgagattcatgcccgAACAtcactgcctgcgttcatgcgaacaagatggccgccacctcgtggttgttcatagaAATcgtggccacccagacaaacaattagaatactgtggtgagaaacgttccaagttgttaataggtgttaacaagctccagggtagtcTCTGTTCTTCCGGATGTTCGGTACACAAATCATATAGCCCCGACTGCAcaaacagagcctgtttaaagtataTTAACCAGTTCTGTTGCagcggccatagtcacagggtaaaaggctggcaagtagtcccctccaagaacTCGTGACatactcacttgaaaaggggagtttgtcacaattgttatccctaattcgcttccattaaaggaccactctaggcacccagaccacttcagcttaatgaagtggtctgggtgccaggtccagctagggttaacccattttttttttataaacatagcagtttcagagaaactgctatgtttataaaagggttaatccagccctcaaatcctctagtggctgtctcactgacagccgctagaggcgcttgcgtgattctcactgtgaaaatcacagtgagcacgcaagcgtccataggaaagcattgataatgctttcctatgagaccggccgaatgcgcgcgcagctcttgccgcgcgtgcgcgcagctcttgccgcgcgtgcgcgcagctcttgccgcgcagctcttgccgcgcgtgcgcagctcttgccgcgcgtgcgcagctcttgccgcgcgtgcgcagctcttgccgcgcgtgcgcagctcttgccgcgcgtgcgcagctcttgccgcgcgtgcgcagctcttgccgcgcgtgcgcagctcttgccgcgcgtgcgcagctcttgccgcgcgtgcgcagctcttgccgcgcgtgcgcagctcttgccgcgcgtgcgcagctcttgccgcgcgtgcgcagctcttgccgcgcgtgcgcagctcttgccgcgcgtgcgcagctcttgccgcgcgtgcgcagctcttgccgcgcgtgcgcagctcttgccgcgcgtgcgcagctcttgccgcgcgtgcgcagctcttgccgcgcgtgcgcagctcttgccgcgcgtgcgcagctcttgccgcgcgtgcgcagctcttgccgcgcgtgcgcagctcttgccgcgcgtgcgcagctcttgccgcgcgtgcgcagctcttgccgcgcgtgcgcagctcttgccgcgcgtgcgcattcagccgaatgggaggagaggaggaggatcagaggagaagagctccccgcccggcgctggagaaaggtaagttttaacccctttcctctccccagagcccggcgggagggtgtccctgagggtgggggcaccctcagggcactatagtgccaggaaaaggagtatgttttcctggcactatagtggtcctttaaagggtataagttgcttgtgcattcttcacGCCGAAGTCCATAACTTGGCATTttcctacattaaatttaatttgccatttgagtgccaTGG
This Pelobates fuscus isolate aPelFus1 chromosome 3, aPelFus1.pri, whole genome shotgun sequence DNA region includes the following protein-coding sequences:
- the MTPN gene encoding myotrophin, with product MGDKEFMWALKNGDMDAVKELITAGADVNRMLEGGRKPLHYAADCGQDEIVEFLLAKGADINAPDKHGITPLLSACYEGHLRCVKLLLSKGADKTVKGPDGLNALESTDNQAIKELLH